In the Malania oleifera isolate guangnan ecotype guangnan chromosome 1, ASM2987363v1, whole genome shotgun sequence genome, one interval contains:
- the LOC131158014 gene encoding uncharacterized membrane protein At3g27390, translated as MDIPDTLRGLYVVFAFLSALFLGALKGLVVGPFAALILITGNIGVILGLLPAHVVWTIYTLVKTNRFDAPLKVALLFALPALFGIWLGLSIAGSVLVGVGYGFFTPWVSTFEAFRQENEFKKFLHCIVDGTRGTIKGSCTVVRDFADICFHSYPAYLKELRQSPASDELQTLRLIHVPGCIAVGLIGLIVEVPLYTAIAIVKSPFLLFKGWQRLTHDLISREGPFLETACIPVAGLTILLWPLVVIGSILMAIFSSFFVGLYGSIVVYQERSFRRGIAYVIAMVAEFDEYTNDWLYLREGSILPKPRYRKRKVKNSSEISVGGNYAAGGKFSSVPTEAPSMLVPTLVPSRSVREAIQEVKVVQVWGNMMRSCEIRAKELLDANVITPADLHEWLKAKNGNEGAIVGVGLPCYSFLQSLLHSIKAGSGGILLFDDFEITHMNRPQDRLLDWFFQPIMVLKEQIKVLKLTEGEVRHLEKLVLLGSNTQRMEAWENGSFAPQDAVRAAQIQGISRRMMGMTRSMTKFPTYRRRYRQIVKALISHYTEKEVSTTRSSSIRSVASIDIV; from the exons ATGGACATACCGGACACTCTCAGAGGTCTCTATGTGGTTTTTGCATTCCTTTCTGCTCTGTTTCTGGGCGCTCTCAAAG GTTTGGTGGTGGGCCCTTTCGCTGCTCTAATACTGATTACGGGGAACATAGGGGTGATTCTGGGGCTCCTTCCGGCGCATGTTGTCTGGACAATCTACACCCTTGTTAA GACTAATAGGTTTGATGCGCCACTTAAAGTTGCTTTGCTATTTGCTTTGCCTGCTTTATTTGGTATTTGGTTGGGTCTGAGCATAGCTGGGAGTGTTCTTGTGGGTGTGGGGTATGGGTTCTTCACTCCCTGGGTTTCAACTTTCGAGGCCTTCAGACAAGAAAATGAATTTAAGAAATTCTTGCATTGCATTGTG GATGGAACACGGGGAACTATTAAAGGAAGTTGCACGGTAGTTCGAGATTTCGCAGATATTTGCTTCCATTCGTACCCAGCCTATTTAAAGGAGTTGCGCCAATCCCCTGCTTCCGATGAGCTTCAAACTCTTAG GTTGATACATGTGCCTGGATGCATTGCTGTGGGGCTTATAGGGCTGATTGTGGAGGTACCTCTCTACACAGCCATTGCCATAGTAAAGAGTCCATTCTTGCTCTTCAAGGGTTGGCAGCGACTGACACATGATCTTATTAGTCGAGAGGGCCCATTTCTTGAAACTGCTTGTATCCCAGTTGCCGGTTTGACAATCCTTTTGTGGCCACTGGTTGTAATAGGGAGCATCTTAATGGCTATTTTCTCAAGCTTCTTTGTAGGATTATATGGATCCATAGTAGTATATCAG GAAAGGTCTTTCCGAAGAGGTATTGCTTATGTGATTGCAATGGTTGCAGAATTTGATGAGTACACAAATGACTGGCTCTATCTTCGCGAGGGGTCTATCCTCCCTAA GCCCCGATATAGAAAGAGGAAAGTTAAGAACTCATCTGAGATTTCTGTGGGAGGAAATTATGCAGCTGGTGGCAAATTCAGTTCTGTTCCTACTGAAGCACCTTCAATGCTTGTGCCAACATTAGTTCCTTCAAGATCAGTGAGGGAAGCAATACAGGAAGTGAAAGTAGTGCAG GTATGGGGAAACATGATGAGGTCCTGTGAGATAAGGGCCAAGGAGCTATTGGATGCTAATGTAATAACACCAGCCGACCTCCATGAATGGCTGAAGGCCAAGAATGGCAATGAGGGGGCCATAGTTGGTGTTGGTTTGCCCTGTTATTCATTCCTGCAGAGTCTTCTCCACTCCATTAAAGCTGGATCGGGTGGCATACTGCTGTTCGATGACTTTGAAATTACACATATGAATAGACCCCAGGACAGATTGTTAGATTGGTTCTTCCAACCCATAATGGTGTTGAAGGAACAGATTAAGGTCTTGAAATTGACTGAGGGTGAAGTTAGACACCTGGAAAAACTAGTTCTCCTTGGAAGCAATACGCAGCGCATGGAGGCTTGGGAAAATGGAAGCTTTGCACCTCAAGACGCTGTCCGAGCTGCTCAAATCCAAGGCATCAGCAGAAG GATGATGGGGATGACTCGAAGCATGACGAAATTTCCCACGTACAGAAGGAGATATCGCCAGATTGTGAAGGCTTTAATTTCACATTACACAGAGAAGGAGGTCTCCACCACCAGGTCCAGTTCCATCAGATCAGTTGCCTCCATAGACATTGTTTAG